A region of the Brachybacterium sacelli genome:
CGCGATCGACAACGGTCTGCTGTTCGAGCGATTCCTGGACCTGCTGCGCACCGAGATGCCCGACATCGACGTCGACTTCGAGGTCGAGCGCCGCGCCGAGGTTATCGAGTACCTCTCGGTCCGCTACGGCCACGACAACGTGTGCCGCCTGGGAATGCACGGCACCAACAAGACCAAGCGCGCCATCGACAGCGCCGGACGCTTCCTCGAGATCCCCGTCAGCACCGTCACCGAGATCAAGAAGATGCTGCCCGAGGACTCCGACGATCTGCGGCTGCTGATGAGCGAAGTCGCCCCCGACACGTCGTCCCTGAGCTCGAAGGACGCCGACTCGGCCCTCCACAAGCACTCCTCAGGGCAGGCCCTGCGCCGCCACCTCGATGAGGACGCCGACGAGATGGTCCGCTCGATGATGGAGTACGCCGCCACCCTCGAAGGGGTCGTCGTCAGCCCCGGCAAGCACGCCTGCGGCGTCGTCGTCTCCGACGAGAACCTCATGCCCCTGGTGCCGATGCGCCTGGATAAGGGGGAGTGGGTCACCGAGTGGGACGGTCCTGCCATCGCCGACTTCGGCCTGCTGAAGATGGACGTGCTCGGTCTGCGCAACCTCGACATCGCCAAGGCCGCGCAGACCAACGCCATCGCCGAGCACGGCGAGATCGACTTCGACCTCACGGACCTGCGACTGGACGGACCTCGCGCAGACGCCACCTGGGACCTCCTCGGGCGAGGAGACTCCACCGGCATCTTCCAGCTGGAATCCGGTGGCATGCGCGAACTGCTGACCACCGCGCACCCACACTCGCTGGATGACCTCTCCGCCCTCATCGCCGCCTACCGCCCCGGACCCATGAGCGCCGGGATGCACACCGAATGGGCCGAGCGCGCCGGAGGCCAGGCGCCTGTCTCCTACGGCTCCCTCACGCGCGACCCCGCTGAGCAGGAGGTCATCTCCTCGGTGCTGGGGGAGTCTCAGGGCGTGATCCTGTTCCAGGAGCAGATGATGCGCCTGGGCAAGATCGTCGGGAAGTTCGACGCCGCCCAGGCGAACAACCTCCGCCGAGCGATCTCCAAGAAGAAGCAGGACCTGATCGACTCCCTCAAGGCCGACTTCATCGCCGGAGCGCAGACCGAGGGTGTCGGCGAGGACGGGAAGACCCCGATCCCCGCGTTCTCGGCCGAGACCGCGGAGCGTCTGTGGACCGCCTTCGAAGGCTCCGGCGCCTACGCCTTCAACAAGTCCCACACCACCGCGTACGGGGTGATCGCCTACCAGACCGCCTACCTCAAGGCGAACTGGCCGGCAGAGTTCGGAGCGGCCGTGCTGCGCTTCACCGAGTCCGGCAAGGAGAAGGCGCACCTGCGAGTGGCCACCATCCGATCCCTGCGCGCCGAGGGAATCGAGGTGATGGCCCCGGACATCAACGCCTCCGACGAGTTCACGATCGCCCGGGACGGGAAGGTCTGGATTGGTCTCGGAGAGATCAAGGGCGTCGGTGCGATCGCCTCCGAGATCGTCGCCGAGCGCACCCGCAACGGCCCGTTTTCGTCCATGGCAGAGATCGCGACGCGCGTGGTCGTACCCGCCACGGAGGGTGGGAAGAAGAAGTCGGTCAGCAGCGCTCAGCTGGCCGCCCTCGCGCAGGCTGGGGCCTTCGACTCCCTCGGGCACGGCTTCCGTCTCGGCCACGTGATCGCCTCTCGCGCAGTGAGCAAGGACCCCCACGTGCGGATCCCGCAGATGGAGTACTCCGTGCTGGAGAAGGCCGCACGGCAGCGTGCGGTGATCCTCGCCGTCACCGGGGACCACCCCACCAGGACCCTGTCCCGCCAGGTCGCCGCCCTGTACGAACGCCGGCCTGAGGACGACGCGGCGCCCAAGCCACCACGCGGCCTGCACAAACTGCCCAGCGAGGACGGCGCCCGCATTCACACCGGCGGGATCGTCTCGGCCTTCTCCGAGCGGATGACCCGTAAGGGCTCGTGGATGGTCACGCTGGAGCTGGAGAACTCCCACACCTCGATCCAGTGCGTCGGGTTCGCCGACGTCCACGCCGATCTCAAGGAGGTGGGGATGCCCGAGGTCGGCGATCTCGTCGAGATCCGCGGCACGGTGCGGGTCCGAGAGGTCGAGCGGGAGGTCACCGACGAGGCGACCGGCGAGACGACCACGGAGTCGAGGACGGAGCGTTCGATCTACCTCTCGGGCCTCGAGTACATGGCGGTGGACGACCCGGACCGCGACGCCGAGGGGGATGCCGTACTGGCCGTGGGGCGGATGCTGTCCGACGGAGTCGCGGACCCCGAACCGGTCGCTACCCCACCCCAGGACCCGCCGGCGACCCCCACCCGGGAGGACGTTGAGGCCAATGACGAGGAGGACTTTGCTCCAATGCAGTCCCCGGCGGACACCAGCGACGCTGAGACTCCGGCGAATCCGCGCTCGAGCGACGAGAGGACTGCGGACCCGAGCCAAGGTCCGGCGCCGATGGAGCGACCCAGTGGTCGACCCCGTGCGTCGGTACCTCCCTCGGCGGAGCCTGCTGACGGGGGCGCAGAGATCCCGGTAGTTCAAGCCAGCCCGGAATGGTCTCGACTGCGTGAGGTCCTGAAGCTGGCGACCGATGAGAATTTCGAACTGGCGCGGCCGCGCCGCAACGCCTCCACCGGAGCCGACGTCGGGTCGTTTCTGCGGGTTGAAGCCGAACGGGGCGCCGTGCTGGTGCCTGTGACGGTCCAGCGGCGGCTGTCGGATCTGGCCGCTGCTGGGCGGCTGCCGGCGATCGTGTCGACACCCAAACTGCGGTGCGTCGTGATCGATGCCCGCTCATGGCGCGAGCAGCTGCGAGTGATGACCGATGCGATCAACTCTGGCGCCATCGATCCGGTCGCGACCTCGGTCGACGCTGCTGATCCGCGAGTCCCTCGTACGTCGTGACCGGCGCCGGTCCCTTCTGTCCTGTGGGAGGGCGACCCCGCCCACTACAGGGATATGCGGGAGAAGCCCGCCGCGGCCCCCGGGTCGCAGCCATGTGGCAGAGCACCAGCGATGTCACGGATACGAAAGAGGAGTTCACATGGCTCTCGACAACACCTTCACGGTCCGCGGTCAGCTCACGGCCGAACCCGAGCTGAGGCACACCAAGACGAACATTCCCGTCGCCTCGTTCACCATCGCGCACAACGACCGAACCTTCGACAAGGAGAGCGGGGAGTGGGTCGACGGTGATCCCACCTTCGTCCGCTGTTCGTACTGGCGCGAGGCCGGTGAGAACTTCGCGGAGTCCCACGAGAAGGGCGACCGCGTGATCGCCTTCGGCTCGCTCAAGCAGAACGACTTCACCGACAAGGACGGCAACGACCGATCGAATCTCGAACTTCGGGTCGAGGAGGCCGGTCCGTCCAACAAGTACGCGACCACCACCACCACTCGTCGCAAGGGCAACGGCAACAAGTCCTCCGCCCCCAAGTCGAAGGCCAAGGCGAACGCCGGTGCCTCCAGCAAGGCCGAGTCGAGCTCCGAGGACGCCGACGACGACTTCGACTTCTGATCCGGACTCGGAACCCTCGGCCGCCGGTGCACCTGAGTGATGCGCCGGCGGCCGTTCCGATCCGACACCACCGAGGAGGCGACGAACGTGACTGGTCGTAGGCGGGGAGTCCGGCTCCATCGCACTCCGTGGGGGACCGCTGCCTGGTTCCTGGCGTCTCCTGCGAGCATCGCGGCCCTCATTCTCGTGGCGCTGGCCGTGCTCATCACCGCACTGGCGACCACCAAGCCTTGGGAGGCGCTGGTCGAAGAACGCACCGTGTACGTCCCGGTGCCAGTGATCGTGACCGTCGAACCCGACGAGAGCGACCATCCCGACGCGCCGACTCCCACAGTCCCGGAGACGCCATGAGTATCGAGCAGACACTGTCTCTACTGGCCTTCCTCGCGGGGGCAGTACTGGAACACCCGTGGGCACTGATGCCCCTGGTTCTTGCCGTACTCGTGGGCATCGTGGTGACCTCGCCCGCTGGCGGTGCGTGCGAATCCCGGGATCCACGACGGGCATTCACGTCCGCGGAGCGCCAGGAAGCTTTCAGCCGGGCAGGCCTGCGATGCGAGCACAAACCCCTGCTGTGGTCGCGCTGCACGAACACCCCGACCCAGGGTGACCACATCTACCCGTGGGCGCGTGGAGGCCGTACCGCCATGAGCAACCAGCAGGCACTGTGCGCTTTCCACAACAGCCGCAAATCGGGGACCGTGCCCACGCGGATGTACATCTACCGGCTGCAGCTTCGGCGGCGGCGCTACTTCCCCGAGGAGGCATCCCCACAGGTCGAATGGCGCTCAGGAGCCGCGCTGTAGGCCCTGCCGGCCCACCCTGCTCTCCCGTGCCGGGCGGTTACTCGTCGTTGCCGTTGCTCTTGTTCGCGGGCGTCTTCTCGACGCTCTTAACGACGAACTTCCCGTTGTCGTCCCGGGTGATGGTGGCAGTCAGCGACCAGGGCCCGTTGTACGAGGGATCGTAGGGATCCACCCAGGTGCCGCCGTAGGTGAGCGTGATCGGCCCGCCGACTTCGGTGCTGTAGGACTGCGAGAGGATCTCGATCTTCATCGCATAGTCACCGTCGCGCGACAGCGGGGGAGTGACACCCGTGGGCTCGAGCATCAGCTCGCCGAGCCGAGCCTTCCGATTCTTCTGGCTCTCGTCCGGATCGAAAGTGAGCACCTGAGTGATGACGCCGGTGCGAGTCTCGCTCATCAGGTCCCCACGCTTCTGCGCGGTGATCGGCGAGACGAGGTCAGCAGCCGGACCCGGCTCCTCTTCCTCGCCGAGCATGTGCGGGGACCAGTCGAACGAATGGACCTGGTAGTTGATCCCGTTGTCCGCCTCACTGCCACCTTCAGCCGGCTCGGCCGGGCGGGCGACGGTGATCGTGTACGCCTGTACCTGCTGCCCGTCGTAGGAGCCGGAGACGGTGAAGGCGTACCGCTCGTAGGTCTCATCGACGGAGTGATCGACCTGTTCGATGGTCGGATCGGTGACCTCATCGAGTAGCGAGGCGTCGACGCCCTTCAGCGAGGCGAGGAACGTGGGGTCGGCGATGTTCTCGACCTTGCCCGGGTAGGCCTCCACGAAGGCGAGGGCGACCTGTTCCGGGTCGGTGAGATCCCCGGTCACTTCGGGGGCATCCGCAGCGTCGGTCGGGGTGGGATCCTCGGTGGAGGTCTGCTCGCCTCCGCCGTCGGAAGGCATCACCGCCACGCCAGTGCTCTCCTCCTCGGGGCTGTCGCCGCCGCGGCCGAAGGCGAACCACAGCGCTCCGGCCAGCACGGCGATGACGACAACGGCGATCAGGATCGCCCGCCGGATCGTCGTGGACATGTGCACTCACCCCTTGTAGACGTCGATGTTCCGGTCGCGGTGAAGACCGGATGGGAGGAACTCGATATGCCAGAACTCCTGGTCATGAATGTACATGCCGTGCTTCAGGCCCAGTGCTCGGATGCTTTTCCACCGCTCGAGCTCAGTCCCCGTCCCGGGGTAGGAGCAGGCTCCCTCCGGGGTCTGGGTGGAGCCGCAGTTGTTGCGCGAGTAGGAGGTCGAGAATCCGCCGATGTCGAAGGCCATCCCGAACTCGTGGTTCGACCACCCCGGTCGTGCGGCCCCTCCGGGCGAGCTGGCGTAGAGCGCCTGCTGCTTGGCGTGTGACCGGAAGGAGGAGGTGATGGTGAGGTCGAGTCCCTCCTTCTCCGCCTCTGCCCAGAAGGAGACGAACGCGGGAGCGATCGTCGCGTTCATGACGATCGGTCGGACGTTGGCGTCCGTGACCCCCTCGAGCGCGCACAGCCGGATCGCCTTGCCCTGCCCCTTGTAGTAGGCGGTGGTCGTGCCCTCGTCGGTGGTCCCAGCGGGGCAGGAGAGCGAGGCTGACGGCTTGATCAGCGCCGCGATGTTGACGCACCCCTCCTTCCCTTCGGGACACGGCTTGACCGAACCGGTGCCGGACCCTGGGGCGATGGAGGAACCGGAGCACCCCGCGGTGGTGGAGGATGCGACGGTGTCTGCGACGTCTGCCGGCGCGAGCGGTTCGGTCTCCGGGGCGGGGTCCTGCGTGTCCGTGGAGTCGACGACTTCGTTGCTCTCGGTGCCGCCGGAGTCCGGAGTGGGGGAGCCGGCGTACTGCTCGTAGAACGCCTCGGCGTAGCTGATGCGCTTGTCGATGGCCACGATGCCGGCGCGTTCGTACTTCTCCTCGAACGATCGGGTCGCCTCTTCGACCGTGGTCGTGCTCTTGAGGTGGGCCCCGGCAGCCTGCTCGTTGGTCTGCAGTTCGGTGATGATGTACCGCAGCTGGAACAGCACCATCGCATCGACGTCGTCCTCGGTCATAGATCCGGGGAGCTGGTCGATGTTTGGGGCGGCGATGTAGAAGCGTTCCCCGAGCTTGTCGATGACGGCATCGCGGACGCTGGCATGGCGGTCTGCAGTCCACTGCACCAGACCCCAACCCGAGCTGACATTGGGGACGCCGGCGCCACCCTGTGCGATGAAGGGGTTGAACCCGCTCTCGCGCTCGATGTTGCCCATGACGCCGGCGGTCTGCTCTTCGGTGTACCCCGCGCCGCGGAGGTAGTTCCAGGCCTTCTCCTCGATGTCCGACCCGACCACTGCGTCGGGCCCGCTCGCTCCGGGCGCCGAGCTCTCGGTGCAGGTCTGAGAGAGGATCTCCGCCTGGCTGATGGGCGGAATGATCGCACCCAGCATGATGGCCGACAGGCTGGCGACGACCACCATCTGCAGCACCAGTGCGCCGATGCCCAGGGCGGCGACGGTCATCAGCACGTAGCGGAATGCCTTGGTCTGAGCCAGCCCGGTGACCGCCGATCCGGCCACCCCGGCTACCGGCGCCCCGATTCCGGTCGATACTACTGCCGCTGTGGTCAGCGCGCCGGCGCCCGAGGCCGCGACGTCCTGGGCTCCCCCCATGAGGTCGCCGTGACGAGCCTTCTGGGCTCCGCGCAGTGCGCTGACGGCCATGTCCGAGCCGGTGGCCTTCTTGACCCCGGTCTCGGCGCCCTTCTTCGCGAGAGCCTTCCCGGCGCTCGCGGCGGATGCGGCCGGCCCTCCGTCGGCGCCGGATCCGAGATCTCCAGAGCCAGGGCTGTCCAGTGCGTCGCCCTCGGGCGTGCTCGAATCCCCGGTGTCCTCACCGGGGGACTGGTGCTCATCGGCCATGCGTGACCTCCTCGCTCACCCCAGTGGGCGGGGAGGACCAGAACCTGAGATTACAGACCGCCGCGTACGACTGGCGGGGCGTCGAACCCGAAGTCGAAACCGTCCTCATCAAACGGACCCGACTCGTCGGCCTCGTCGTGCAGGGCCACGTCGGCGGCTGACTGGGCCGGCTCATCGTCCGCAGTGACCATGCGAAGGTGCGCGCCGGAGCCGGTCGTGACCTCCGCGATCAGATCCAGATACGTGTCCCCGACCTCGGACTCCACATCCAGCCCGTCCACGTCCACGAGCACCTCGGCCACCGGCTCGGACTCGACCATCTCCTGTAGCGCCTCGACCAGGTCCCACGGGGCCGTGCCCTCATAGAGCTCGGACAGCCTCACGCTACGGGCCCCGACCGCGTCAGGATCGTCGATCTCCGGGGGCTCTTGGATATCCACGACTTCTGAGCCCGGTTCTGGGGCGGCCGGGGCGGTGTCGCTGTCGGGCAGCAGCGATCCGAGATCGAGGTCGCCGAGCTCGAGGTCGATGTCCTCGACGATCGGCTCCGGGTCGACGACCGACTCCTCAACCACGTCGACGAAGTCCTCCAAGGGGGTCACGACGAACCGTGGGTCGGTGGGATCCAGCAGCATTTCGGCAGCCGGAGTCTCCACCCCTTCCTCGAGGAGATGATCCTTCAGCGTCGCGTTCTCCTCGTACCAGACCTGCATGATCTCCGGATGCGGCGCGGTCAAAGGTTCGAACAGGCCCCGGCCCACGCGCGGCTCAGCGATCGTGTCGGCCTCGAGAGGGTTGCGGAACGCGCTCATCCGGTCGCCCTGGGTCATGTTGCCCAACCCCATCCGCGCCAGGTTCACCTTGATGTCCTCCGCACCGGACATCTTGTTCAAGGTGTCCTGCTTCAGCTTCTGCGTGCCCAGGATCAGGTGGATGCCGACGAATCGGGCCTCGCGGGCGATCCTGCCGACGATGTTGCCCACGATTGCGCGAGCGTCATTCTCTGCCTCCGCCTCCAGGCGGGCGTGGTCGGCCGCAGGGTCATCAGACTTCGACGGCACCGATGACTTTCCGATCAGCGACGTGAACTCGTCGACGATCACCACGATGTGCCGCGGCCGGGCCTCCTCGGGCAGCTTGTCAATGTTCACCACGTCGTACTGACCGTTCAGCGCCTTGCGCCGATCGAGCTCGCCGCGCAGGGCCTTCATGGTCGAAGCGGCCTGGAACACGTCTGCGGCGAACGGAGCGATCGTCCAGTCCTTGGCGAAGAGGAAGTCACGGCCACCCTTGGTCGGGTCGATGATGACGGGTTCGAAGCCGCGGCGGATGAGGTCGAACAGCATGGTGCTGATGGCTGCGGACTTGCCGGATCCGGTACCGCCGAGGACCAGCAGATGGGGGTTCTCGAGCGGGTCGAAGACCGTCTGCTCGCCGAGCGCGTTCACGCCAAAGGCGGCCGGCGTGTCCGGGAGGTTGTCGAAGGGGATGCCGACGCGCTCGGGCAGGGGGTCGTGCTCGGCCATGAACAGGCGCACCGAGGAGGCGCCGTGTCGGCGCGCATCGAGGAACTCGACGTTCAGGTTGGAGCGGAGCTTCTCCCTGTTGCCCTTGACCTTCGCGAAGTCGACACCGGAGGGGAGGTCGAAGTCGAGCACCTCCACCTGCGGGTTGGACTCCAGTGCCTCCATCTTCGTCAGCTCCGGAACGGCGCCGGAGAGGTTCGTGATGTTGGAGTCGACGAAGGCCTGGTCGAAGTCGACGCGCCGGACCTGGACGTCGGCGCCGCGGCGCAGCTTCGCGCCCGGGCCCGGGTCGCCGATGTACAAGGTCACCTGCCCGTCGCCGGCGCTCTGGATCCGCATCCACGGGCACGTCAGCTGCGACCGGATCGCATCGGCCTTCTTGCGCACGTCGACGAGGGTGGTGCCGCCGTGCAGGCGGATGGTGACCTTCCAGGCGTGCTTGGAGCTCGCAGGCAGCGTCAGCGCTTCCGCGTCGACGACTTCCGGCTTGGGCAGCTTCACGCCGGCGGCGCGGAAAGCCGAGTTGATCTGGTGGGCGAGCACCCATGCCGAGGCACTGGTGGACACCGGACCGGCCTGTTCGGCAGGGGAGACGTCCTGAGGGGTGGTGGGGACCGGCTGAGTGGACCAGCGCACGACGAAGAGGTGCGGGTGCCTGGATCCCGGGCCTTCCTTCTCGCTCGGCCAGCCGACCATGGAAACCATCTGCGCCCCGGTGATCGAGGTCCGCATCCCCTTCTCGAGGTCCTTCCCCCGCGGGTCGATGTAGGTCTCCCCGGCGTCGAGCCCCGTCTTGGTAGCGAAAAGCTGCTCATGCAGCACCAGCCCCTCGCGGGCGAACCGCTGGGGCAGCTCGGCGTCGCGGGTCACCTCGAAGCGCGTCGTCGGAGGCTGGGCACCCTGGGGGAGGGTCTGCTCCCACCGCTTCTCCCACTCGATCTCCGCCTGGACATTGCGGACCGACTGCAGATCGATCCCCGACTCCTCGGTGTAACGGGCCCC
Encoded here:
- the ssb gene encoding single-stranded DNA-binding protein, with the translated sequence MALDNTFTVRGQLTAEPELRHTKTNIPVASFTIAHNDRTFDKESGEWVDGDPTFVRCSYWREAGENFAESHEKGDRVIAFGSLKQNDFTDKDGNDRSNLELRVEEAGPSNKYATTTTTRRKGNGNKSSAPKSKAKANAGASSKAESSSEDADDDFDF
- a CDS encoding HNH endonuclease, with protein sequence MSIEQTLSLLAFLAGAVLEHPWALMPLVLAVLVGIVVTSPAGGACESRDPRRAFTSAERQEAFSRAGLRCEHKPLLWSRCTNTPTQGDHIYPWARGGRTAMSNQQALCAFHNSRKSGTVPTRMYIYRLQLRRRRYFPEEASPQVEWRSGAAL
- a CDS encoding FtsK/SpoIIIE domain-containing protein, whose translation is MSQKYNKPSPNFTGTLLVLTVVAAGATLVVGLPAGWVAFAGVLVTAWCHPAPMLTGPKETPATSREEVLVFQHRIWLDIRNSLLLGNRWGWRSLWPGVPPRKTFFVSAAAGALVASLPLSGHVPTMTLAAVGSVVGWDAPVVEMPWQVAASSGLLAHHVLTAISTLLQRFASQPEVTVGIRPLRQMWSSKARPALLAAPFLAVAAAWAVGWGLEQLGQEVAAWRWIGMAGGAVRALNLAVGPPLSRIRLRRWRSLKEAERDWEGKFAEVFTSKEGAPQLVDRMRTPCGAIVDVVDAPPKLMAAGLQGRAEMISAAYGDASTRIDVLGSPNLDAAGQPVPGTAHQLRARIVQWPEGAFPNLLDPDLDDVSRDLALESVMARAMDAIGVNRMVLVEASQVADLPAKIDPRLGELAEKRERRVRKQIEKLGEGHEEEVAELESSLEEPLESVGTSPFQGVWRWLRGAPKSPLVTPDDSPLAIWKTTWAMPGIPTPPWQTIQSEYLGIAAECSTVIDDESVEVDAVVERREGFLLIGDPLSDGARYTEESGIDLQSVRNVQAEIEWEKRWEQTLPQGAQPPTTRFEVTRDAELPQRFAREGLVLHEQLFATKTGLDAGETYIDPRGKDLEKGMRTSITGAQMVSMVGWPSEKEGPGSRHPHLFVVRWSTQPVPTTPQDVSPAEQAGPVSTSASAWVLAHQINSAFRAAGVKLPKPEVVDAEALTLPASSKHAWKVTIRLHGGTTLVDVRKKADAIRSQLTCPWMRIQSAGDGQVTLYIGDPGPGAKLRRGADVQVRRVDFDQAFVDSNITNLSGAVPELTKMEALESNPQVEVLDFDLPSGVDFAKVKGNREKLRSNLNVEFLDARRHGASSVRLFMAEHDPLPERVGIPFDNLPDTPAAFGVNALGEQTVFDPLENPHLLVLGGTGSGKSAAISTMLFDLIRRGFEPVIIDPTKGGRDFLFAKDWTIAPFAADVFQAASTMKALRGELDRRKALNGQYDVVNIDKLPEEARPRHIVVIVDEFTSLIGKSSVPSKSDDPAADHARLEAEAENDARAIVGNIVGRIAREARFVGIHLILGTQKLKQDTLNKMSGAEDIKVNLARMGLGNMTQGDRMSAFRNPLEADTIAEPRVGRGLFEPLTAPHPEIMQVWYEENATLKDHLLEEGVETPAAEMLLDPTDPRFVVTPLEDFVDVVEESVVDPEPIVEDIDLELGDLDLGSLLPDSDTAPAAPEPGSEVVDIQEPPEIDDPDAVGARSVRLSELYEGTAPWDLVEALQEMVESEPVAEVLVDVDGLDVESEVGDTYLDLIAEVTTGSGAHLRMVTADDEPAQSAADVALHDEADESGPFDEDGFDFGFDAPPVVRGGL
- a CDS encoding phage tail tip lysozyme; translated protein: MADEHQSPGEDTGDSSTPEGDALDSPGSGDLGSGADGGPAASAASAGKALAKKGAETGVKKATGSDMAVSALRGAQKARHGDLMGGAQDVAASGAGALTTAAVVSTGIGAPVAGVAGSAVTGLAQTKAFRYVLMTVAALGIGALVLQMVVVASLSAIMLGAIIPPISQAEILSQTCTESSAPGASGPDAVVGSDIEEKAWNYLRGAGYTEEQTAGVMGNIERESGFNPFIAQGGAGVPNVSSGWGLVQWTADRHASVRDAVIDKLGERFYIAAPNIDQLPGSMTEDDVDAMVLFQLRYIITELQTNEQAAGAHLKSTTTVEEATRSFEEKYERAGIVAIDKRISYAEAFYEQYAGSPTPDSGGTESNEVVDSTDTQDPAPETEPLAPADVADTVASSTTAGCSGSSIAPGSGTGSVKPCPEGKEGCVNIAALIKPSASLSCPAGTTDEGTTTAYYKGQGKAIRLCALEGVTDANVRPIVMNATIAPAFVSFWAEAEKEGLDLTITSSFRSHAKQQALYASSPGGAARPGWSNHEFGMAFDIGGFSTSYSRNNCGSTQTPEGACSYPGTGTELERWKSIRALGLKHGMYIHDQEFWHIEFLPSGLHRDRNIDVYKG
- the dnaE gene encoding DNA polymerase III subunit alpha, whose protein sequence is MSSAGFVHLHTHSEYSDFDGLSSVKRLVTTAADDDQPAIAITDHGRLASLAVLRSACQDVGNVKPIPGIEAYIVVSGTRHDPGTIQVAADSDDFDAEGSSSNGTQARTKTKKYEHLTVLATTRRGLLNLIEMSNVSQETKSGTHPLIDYDLLAQYAEGLVVLTGCVGGPVAGPLSRITGDEPDSDAAELARAQQNLDRLIAAVGHDNVYVELADHGQRAQSGALPKLYDIARAYDLPVVVANDSHYVDEHEQQVHEAHMALGQKRTVSSDKRYRFNGHGHHFRTEAEIRAVHAEDETWQRGCDETVRIADRVEEDIFPDARLRVPRFPIPTRFINRLEDGTAKRYAVPSTAAEGTDPVTFSYFMHSVHSGAVARWGDDLPTEVSSRIKFELSVICRLGVMDYFLLVADLIAWARSDWAAQDWVARHDTGHAPDEDERARKQPINVGPGRGSAPGSAISYCLQIVGVDAIDNGLLFERFLDLLRTEMPDIDVDFEVERRAEVIEYLSVRYGHDNVCRLGMHGTNKTKRAIDSAGRFLEIPVSTVTEIKKMLPEDSDDLRLLMSEVAPDTSSLSSKDADSALHKHSSGQALRRHLDEDADEMVRSMMEYAATLEGVVVSPGKHACGVVVSDENLMPLVPMRLDKGEWVTEWDGPAIADFGLLKMDVLGLRNLDIAKAAQTNAIAEHGEIDFDLTDLRLDGPRADATWDLLGRGDSTGIFQLESGGMRELLTTAHPHSLDDLSALIAAYRPGPMSAGMHTEWAERAGGQAPVSYGSLTRDPAEQEVISSVLGESQGVILFQEQMMRLGKIVGKFDAAQANNLRRAISKKKQDLIDSLKADFIAGAQTEGVGEDGKTPIPAFSAETAERLWTAFEGSGAYAFNKSHTTAYGVIAYQTAYLKANWPAEFGAAVLRFTESGKEKAHLRVATIRSLRAEGIEVMAPDINASDEFTIARDGKVWIGLGEIKGVGAIASEIVAERTRNGPFSSMAEIATRVVVPATEGGKKKSVSSAQLAALAQAGAFDSLGHGFRLGHVIASRAVSKDPHVRIPQMEYSVLEKAARQRAVILAVTGDHPTRTLSRQVAALYERRPEDDAAPKPPRGLHKLPSEDGARIHTGGIVSAFSERMTRKGSWMVTLELENSHTSIQCVGFADVHADLKEVGMPEVGDLVEIRGTVRVREVEREVTDEATGETTTESRTERSIYLSGLEYMAVDDPDRDAEGDAVLAVGRMLSDGVADPEPVATPPQDPPATPTREDVEANDEEDFAPMQSPADTSDAETPANPRSSDERTADPSQGPAPMERPSGRPRASVPPSAEPADGGAEIPVVQASPEWSRLREVLKLATDENFELARPRRNASTGADVGSFLRVEAERGAVLVPVTVQRRLSDLAAAGRLPAIVSTPKLRCVVIDARSWREQLRVMTDAINSGAIDPVATSVDAADPRVPRTS